In the Phaseolus vulgaris cultivar G19833 chromosome 7, P. vulgaris v2.0, whole genome shotgun sequence genome, one interval contains:
- the LOC137829962 gene encoding uncharacterized protein, with product MDSARSWLQKFQPRDRTRAAAKKKEEDSNGENEDLNAAVDEAVLSSVTKQKVAAAKQYIENHYKEQMKNLQERKERRTILEKKLADADVSEEDQNNLLKFLEKKETEYMRLQRHKMGVDDFELLTMIGKGAFGEVRVCREKTSGHVYAMKKLKKSEMLRRGQVEHVKAERNLLAEVDSNCIVKLYCSFQDAEYLYLIMEYLPGGDMMTLLMRKDTLTEDEARFYVGETVLAIESIHKHNYIHRDIKPDNLLLERYGHLKLSDFGLCKPLDCNTLEEKDFSVGQNVNGTTQNDERTAPKRSQQEQLQHWQMNRRTLAYSTVGTPDYIAPEVLLKKGYAMECDWWSLGAIMYEMLVGYPPFYSDDPMLTCRKIVNWKAYLKFPEEARLSPEAKDLISKLLCNVSHRLGSNGADEIKAHPFFKGVEWDKLYHMEAAFIPEVNDELDTQNFEKFDESDSQSQSSSRSGPWRKMLSSKDLNFVGYTYKNFEIVNDYQVPGMAELKKKQSKPKRPTIKSLFETPEQELSDTSSQGSFLKLLPPQLEISRRDKNLPPRS from the exons ATGGATTCTGCAAGGAGTTGGCTTCAGAAGTTCCAGCCTCGAGATAGAACCAGGGCTGCTGCGAAGAAAAAGGAGGAGGATAGTAATGGAGAAAACGAGGATTTGAATGCGGCGGTGGATGAAGCAGTGCTTTCTAGTGTCACGAAACAGAAGGTGGCCGCAGCAAAGCAGTACATTGAAAACCATTACAAGGAGCAAATGAAGAACCTTCAGGAGAGGAAGGAGCG TCGAACCATCTTGGAAAAGAAGTTGGCTGATGCCGATGTCTCTGAGGAGGATCAAAACAACCTGCTTAAATTTTTAGAGAAAAAGGAAACTGAATATATGCGCCTTCAGAGGCATAAGATGGGTGTTGATGATTTTGAGTTATTAACAATGATTGGAAAAGGAGCATTTGGAGAG GTCAGAGTCTGTAGGGAGAAGACTAGTGGTCATGTGTATGCAATGAAGAAGCTAAAAAAATCAGAGATGCTTCGCAGAGGCCAG GTTGAGCATGTTAAAGCTGAAAGGAATCTCCTTGCAGAGGTTGACAGCAATTGCATAGTCAAACTTTATTGTTCTTTCCAGGATGCTGAATATTTGTATCTTATTATGGAGTATCTACCGGGTGGGGATATGATGACTCTACTAATGAGGAAGGATACCTTGACTGAAGATGAAGCAAGATTTTATGTAGGAGAAACTGTTCTGGCTATTGAATCTATACATAAACACAATTATATACACAG GGATATCAAGCCGGACAATTTATTACTTGAAAGATACGGGCACTTGAAATTGTCAGATTTTGGACTTTGTAAACCATTAGATTGCAATACACTTGAAGAAAAGGATTTTTCTGTGGGTCAGAATGTGAATGGAACTACACAAAATGATGAGCGGACAGCTCCTAAACGTTCACAACAAGAACAACTTCAACACTGGCAAATGAACAGGAGAACACTT GCTTATTCCACAGTTGGTACACCCGATTATATTGCTCCAGAAGTTCTTTTGAAGAAAGGTTATGCGATGGAATGTGATTG GTGGTCACTCGGAGCTATTATGTATGAAATGTTGGTGGGATATCCACCTTTTTATTCTGATGATCCAATGTTGACTTGTAGGAAG ATAGTAAATTGGAAAGCTTACTTGAAATTTCCTGAAGAAGCTAGGCTGTCCCCAGAAGCTAAAGATCTTATTAGTAAGCTTTTGTGTAATGTCAGTCATAGGCTGGGGTCAAATGGTGCAGATGAAATAAAG GCTCATCCTTTCTTCAAAGGTGTTGAATGGGATAAGCTGTATCATATGGAAGCTGCATTTATTCCTGAGGTCAATGATGAGTTGGACactcaaaattttgaaaagtttgatGAG TCTGACAGCCAAAGTCAATCATCATCAAGATCTGGTCCATGGAGGAAG ATGCTTTCATCTAAGGACTTAAATTTTGTTGGATACACATACAAGAACTTTGAAATTGTCAACGATTATCAAGTTCCTGGGATGG CTGAACTGAAGAAGAAACAGTCCAAACCAAAGAGGCCAACCATCAAGTCACTTTTCG AAACACCAGAGCAAGAGTTGTCTGATACATCTTCTCAAGGAAGCTTTTTAAAGCTCTTGCCACCCCAGTTAGAGATATCTCGTAGAGACAAGAATCTTCCTCCCAGGTCATAA
- the LOC137829963 gene encoding ABC transporter I family member 21, translating into MNTSLSSMAEYSLTMAAADEDSLGIRVRGMQFSYEAQQPPLFLDFKLNVEPGSRCLLVGANGSGKTTLLKILAGKHMVGGRDVVRVLNGSAFHDTQLVCSGDLAYLGGSWSKNVGSAGEIPLQGDFSAEHMIFGVEGADPDRRDKLIELLDIDLQWRMHKVSDGQRRRVQICLGLLYPYKVLLLDEVTVDLDVVTRMDLLDFFREECEQREATIVYATHIFDGLETWATHLAYIQDGELRRAEKISDVNELKSSINLLSVVEAWLRAETKVVKKNPVQKTFASNPFFSSRHMAYYR; encoded by the exons ATGAATACCTCTCTCTCTTCAATGGCGGAGTACTCGCTAACAATGGCGGCAGCAGATGAAGATTCCCTTGGAATTCGCGTTCGCGGGATGCAATTTTCCTACGAAGCGCAACAGCCGCCGCTCTTTCTCGACTTCAAACTCAACGTCGAGCCTGGATCGCGGTGCCTCCTCGTCGGTGCCAACGGATCCG GTAAGACGACTTTGCTGAAGATTCTAGCGGGGAAGCATATGGTTGGAGGAAGAGACGTTGTGCGCGTGTTGAATGGTTCCGCTTTTCACGACACTCAACTCGTCTGTAGCGGAGATCTCGCTTATTTGGGCGGATCCTGGAGCAAAAACGTTGGCTCCgct GGAGAAATTCCGCTTCAAGGAGACTTCTCTGCTGAACATATGATCTTTGGAG TTGAGGGTGCTGACCCAGATCGGAGAGACAAGTTAATTGAGCTGCTTGATATCGATCTGCAGTGGCGAATGCACAAGGTATCTGATGGGCAGCGGCGTCGAGTGCAAATCTGTCTCGGTCTTCTTTATCCATATAAG GTTCTCTTGCTTGATGAGGTCACTGTTGATCTGGATGTTGTTACTCGGATGGATTTATTGGACTTCTTTAGGGAAGAATGTGAACAG aGAGAAGCTACAATCGTATATGCAACTCATATTTTTGATGGACTAGAGACATGGGCAACTCATTTGGCATACATACAAGATGGTGAACTGAGAAGAGCAGAAAAGATATCAGATGTCAATGAGTTGAAATCTTCAATTAATCTGCTGTCTGTTGTTGAGGCCTGGCTCCGTGCTGAAACAAAGGTTGTAAAAAAGAACCCTGTCCAAAAGACTTTTGCTAGTAATCCATTCTTTTCATCCAGACACATGGCGTACTATCGATAG
- the LOC137829965 gene encoding protein CHROMATIN REMODELING 8 isoform X1, whose product MEEEEDRILLSSLGVKSANPEDIERDVLEKATKNDSVTVTEGEGSAKEERSDLTENVDPSANARAELHQKLRAVQFEIDAVASTVERLRNVENNEECCDAGEDGLVPGTAEGDSSNNSNLQCVLAADRLRSLKKTKAQLEKNLVNLSKDDASKSVEDEQLILSLVREERKPKRKVEEDKSKGKRLKKVSFDDDVDFDTVLDAASAGFVETERDELVRKGILTPFHKLKGFERRFHQLETSTSHNADEEETDGDLAAASVERAAKSMYEAARSRPTTKLLEPQDAPKLDAPTFPFRRLKKPLQSSKPLDREVELNKDSKRKKRRPAPGRKWTKRVSCEDTRLEESAENADGCLDTSSFENLEEQDIEFDDHESSYVTLEGGLKIPDKIFEALFDYQKVGVQWLWELHCQRAGGIIGDEMGLGKTVQVLSFLGALHFSGMYKPSIIVCPVTLLRQWKREANKWYPKFHVELLHDSAHDCAPRKKQAKSEETDCESNSSSDNDYEKSVPSRNTKKWESLINRVMRSESGLLITTFEQLRILGDQLLDIEWGYAVLDEGHKIRNPNAEVTLVCKQLQTVHRIIMTGAPIQNKLTELWSLFDFVFPGKLGVLPVFEVEFAVPISVGGYANASPLQVSTAYRCAVVLRDLIMPYLLRRMKADVNAQLPKKTEHVLFCSLTPEQISAYRAFLASTDVEQILDGHRNSLYGIDVMRKICNHPDLLERDHAFSDPDYGNPERSGKMKVVAQVLNVWKEQGHRVLLFTQTQQMLDIFENFLTTSGHIYRRMDGLTPVKQRMALMDEFNASSEIFIFILTTKVGGLGTNLTGADRVIIFDPDWNPSTDMQARERAWRIGQKRDVTVYRLITRGTIEEKVYHRQIYKHFLTNKILKNPQQKRFFKARDMKDLFILNVDGETGSTETSNIFSQISEEINVIGTQKKNKDEYEHSQTAKLDSEDVAVSNDDKSGGGSLERKGKEKVEPKNGIDDETNILKSLFDANGIHSAMNHDLIMNAHDEEKMRLDEQASQVARRAAEALRQSRILRSHDSVSVPTWTGRSGTAGAPSSVRRKFGSTMNPLLVNKSKVSDELPSKGATKLNGFAAGASSGKALSSVELLAKIRGNQEKAIGAGLEHQSGTFSSSSSQARSIDVRSSRATATSSGLQPEVLIRKICTFIQQRGGSSDSASIVEYFRKLIPSEDLALFKNLLKEIATLHKGSNGSYWVLKPEYQF is encoded by the exons atggaggaagaggaggatcgaATTTTGCTCTCTAGTTTGGGCGTAAAGTCTGCCAATCCAGAAGACATTGAACGCGACGTTTTGGAAAAG GCTACTAAGAATGATTCAGTGACCGTTACTGAAGGTGAAGGTAGTGCCAAGGAAGAACGTTCTGATTTAACTGAAAATGTCGATCCATCGGCTAATGCTAGAGCTGAACTTCATCAGAAGCTGAGAGCTGTTCAATTTGAAATTGATGCGGTTGCCTCCACAGTTGAGCGGTTGAGAAATGTGGAAAATAATGAAGAATGTTGTGATGCTGGTGAAGACGGCTTGGTGCCAGGGACTGCTGAGGGTGATTCCTCCAACAATTCAAACCTTCAATGTGTTCTTGCTGCAGATAGGTTGAGGAGTCTGAAGAAGACGAAAGCTCAACTAGAGAAAAATCTTGTTAATTTGTCCAAGGATGATGCTTCCAAAAGTGTTGAGGATGAACAATTGATCTTAAGTTTAGTTAGGGAAGAACGTAAGCCCAAGAGGAAGGTTGAAGAAGACAAAAGCAAGGGAAAACGACTTAAGAAAGTTTCGTTTGATGATGATGTTGATTTTGATACTGTTCTAGATGCAGCCTCTGCCGGCTTTGTTGAAACA GAAAGGGATGAACTGGTGAGGAAAGGAATTTTAACCCCTTTTCATAAGTTAAAGGGCTTTGAGCGCCGTTTTCATCAACTAGAAACATCAACTAGTCATAATGCTGATGAGGAAGAAACTGATGGTGATCTTGCTGCTGCCAGCGTTGAAAGAGCTGCCAAATCCATGTATGAGGCCGCAAGATCTCGCCCAACCACCAAGCTGCTTGAGCCTCAAGATGCCCCAAAGCTTGATGCACCCACTTTTCCATTTCGAAGGCTCAAGAAACCGCTACAATCTTCCAAACCTCTAGATAGAGAGGTGGAGCTAAATAAAGATTcgaaaaggaaaaagaggagACCCGCGCCTGGTAGGAAGTGGACCAAGCGTGTTTCTTGTGAGGATACACGTCTGGAAGAAAGTG cAGAAAACGCAGATGGTTGCTTGGATACTTCCagttttgaaaatttagaaGAACAAGACATTGAATTTGATGATCATGAATCTTCGTATGTAACATTAGAAGGTGGGCTGAAAATCCCTGATAAGATATTTGAAGCTCTGTTTGACTATCAAAAGGTTGGTGTTCAGTGGCTGTGGGAATTGCATTGCCAAAGAGCTGGTGGAATTATTGGTGATGAGATGGGACTTGGTAAAACTGTCCAGGTCTTATCGTTTCTTGGTGCATTGCACTTTAGTGGCATGTACAAACCCAGCATTATTGTCTGCCCTGTTACACTCTTGCGACAGTGGAAAAGGGAAGCTAACAAGTGGTACCCAAAATTCCATGTAGAGCTTTTACACGATTCGGCTCACGATTGTGCTCCTAGAAAGAAGCAAGCTAAATCCGAAGAAACAGACTGTGAAAGCAATAGTTCAAGTGACAATGATTATGAGAAAAGTGTCCCATCTAGAAACACAAAAAAATGGGAATCCCTGATAAATCGTGTCATGAGGTCAGAGTCTGGATTACTTATCACCACTTTTGAGCAGCTCAGAATATTGGGGGATCAGTTGCTTGACATTGAATGGGGTTATGCAGTTCTTGATGAAGGGCATAAAATAAGGAATCCAAATGCTGAAGTTACCCTTGTTTGCAAGCAGCTACAAACTGTACATCGTATCATAATGACTGGTGCACCTATTCAGAATAAGCTGACTGAACTGTGGTCattgtttgattttgtttttcctgGAAAATTGGGTGTTTTGCCTGTATTTGAAGTTGAATTTGCAGTTCCTATATCAGTTGGCGGATATGCAAATGCTTCACCTTTGCAAGTATCCACGGCATACAG GTGTGCTGTGGTGCTACGTGATTTAATCATGCCTTATCTTCTCCGACGAATGAAGGCTGATGTGAATGCCCAACTTCCAAAGAAGACGGAGCATGTTCTATTTTGCAGCCTTACACCAGAACAAATATCTGCTTACAGAGCATTTTTAGCTAGCACTGATGTGGAGCAAATATTGGATGGACACAGGAATTCTCTTTATGGAATTGATGTGATGCGCAAGATCTGTAACCACCCTGATCTACTTGAAAGGGATCATGCCTTCAGTGATCCAGATTACGGAAATCCAGAACGTAGTGGGAAAATGAAAGTTGTAGCTCAAGTGCTTAATGTTTGGAAGGAACAGGGTCACCGGGTTCTCCTTTTTACTCAAACCCAACAAATGCTTGACATTTTTGAGAATTTTTTGACAACTTCTGGTCACATTTATCGGAGAATGGATGGTCTCACTCCTGTAAAACAGAGAATGGCCTTAATGGACGAATTTAATGCCTCAagtgaaatatttattttcattttaacgACCAAAGTTGGGGGTTTGGGGACCAATCTTACAGGTGCAGATAGGGTGATTATCTTTGACCCTGACTGGAATCCTTCAACTGATATGCAG GCCAGAGAGCGAGCTTGGCGTATTGGTCAGAAGCGGGATGTAACAGTGTATAGGTTGATAACACGTGGAACTATAGAGGAGAAAGTGTATCACCGTCAGATTTACAAACATTTTCTTACGAATAAGATATTGAAGAATCCACAGCAGAAAAGGTTCTTTAAAGCCCGGGATATGAAAGatcttttcatacttaatgtggATGGAGAAACTGGGTCAACTGAAACGTCTAATATTTTTAGTCAAATATCTGAAGAAATAAATGTCATTGGGactcagaaaaaaaataaggatGAGTATGAACATAGCCAAACTGCCAAACTGGATTCTGAAGATGTTGCAGTTAGTAATGATGACAAGTCAGGGGGAGGATCTTTGGAGAGAAAGGGGaaagagaaggttgaacctaaGAATGGGATTGATGATGaaacaaatattttgaaaagcCTTTTTGATGCCAATGGGATACAT AGTGCCATGAACCATGATTTGATCATGAATGCCCATGATGAGGAGAAGATGAGACTTGACGAGCAAGCATCCCAGGTTGCACGAAGAGCTGCAGAAGCTTTACGTCAGTCACGAATTCTCAGAAGCCATGATAGTGTATCTGTTCCCACGTGGACAGGAAGGTCTGGAACTGCTGGTGCACCATCATCTGTTCGGCGGAAGTTTGGTTCAACTATGAATCCCCTGTTGGTAAATAAAAGCAAGGTATCTGACGAACTACCCAGCAAGGGAGCTACGAAGTTAAATGGATTCGCTGCTGGGGCATCTTCTGGTAAAGCATTATCTTCTGTCGAACTATTAGCTAAAATTAGAGGTAACCAAGAGAAAGCCATTGGTGCCGGGCTTGAACATCAGTCTGGTACGTTTTCAAGTTCCTCGAGTCAAGCAAGATCTATAGATGTGAGATCCTCGAGGGCTACTGCAACTTCATCTGGATTACAACCTGAAGTATTGATTCGGAAAATCTGCACTTTTATACAACAGCGAGGGGGTAGTTCTGATTCAGCCAGCATTGTTGAGTACTTCAGGAAACTTATTCCCTCAGAAGATCTTGCCCTGTTCAAGAATCTGTTAAAGGAAATTGCGACTCTGCATAAAGGATCAAATGGATCCTATTGGGTTCTGAAACCAGAATATCAATTCTGA
- the LOC137829965 gene encoding protein CHROMATIN REMODELING 8 isoform X2, which produces MEEEEDRILLSSLGVKSANPEDIERDVLEKATKNDSVTVTEGEGSAKEERSDLTENVDPSANARAELHQKLRAVQFEIDAVASTVERLRNVENNEECCDAGEDGLVPGTAEGDSSNNSNLQCVLAADRLRSLKKTKAQLEKNLVNLSKDDASKSVEDEQLILSLVREERKPKRKVEEDKSKGKRLKKVSFDDDVDFDTVLDAASAGFVETERDELVRKGILTPFHKLKGFERRFHQLETSTSHNADEEETDGDLAAASVERAAKSMYEAARSRPTTKLLEPQDAPKLDAPTFPFRRLKKPLQSSKPLDREVELNKDSKRKKRRPAPGRKWTKRVSCEDTRLEESENADGCLDTSSFENLEEQDIEFDDHESSYVTLEGGLKIPDKIFEALFDYQKVGVQWLWELHCQRAGGIIGDEMGLGKTVQVLSFLGALHFSGMYKPSIIVCPVTLLRQWKREANKWYPKFHVELLHDSAHDCAPRKKQAKSEETDCESNSSSDNDYEKSVPSRNTKKWESLINRVMRSESGLLITTFEQLRILGDQLLDIEWGYAVLDEGHKIRNPNAEVTLVCKQLQTVHRIIMTGAPIQNKLTELWSLFDFVFPGKLGVLPVFEVEFAVPISVGGYANASPLQVSTAYRCAVVLRDLIMPYLLRRMKADVNAQLPKKTEHVLFCSLTPEQISAYRAFLASTDVEQILDGHRNSLYGIDVMRKICNHPDLLERDHAFSDPDYGNPERSGKMKVVAQVLNVWKEQGHRVLLFTQTQQMLDIFENFLTTSGHIYRRMDGLTPVKQRMALMDEFNASSEIFIFILTTKVGGLGTNLTGADRVIIFDPDWNPSTDMQARERAWRIGQKRDVTVYRLITRGTIEEKVYHRQIYKHFLTNKILKNPQQKRFFKARDMKDLFILNVDGETGSTETSNIFSQISEEINVIGTQKKNKDEYEHSQTAKLDSEDVAVSNDDKSGGGSLERKGKEKVEPKNGIDDETNILKSLFDANGIHSAMNHDLIMNAHDEEKMRLDEQASQVARRAAEALRQSRILRSHDSVSVPTWTGRSGTAGAPSSVRRKFGSTMNPLLVNKSKVSDELPSKGATKLNGFAAGASSGKALSSVELLAKIRGNQEKAIGAGLEHQSGTFSSSSSQARSIDVRSSRATATSSGLQPEVLIRKICTFIQQRGGSSDSASIVEYFRKLIPSEDLALFKNLLKEIATLHKGSNGSYWVLKPEYQF; this is translated from the exons atggaggaagaggaggatcgaATTTTGCTCTCTAGTTTGGGCGTAAAGTCTGCCAATCCAGAAGACATTGAACGCGACGTTTTGGAAAAG GCTACTAAGAATGATTCAGTGACCGTTACTGAAGGTGAAGGTAGTGCCAAGGAAGAACGTTCTGATTTAACTGAAAATGTCGATCCATCGGCTAATGCTAGAGCTGAACTTCATCAGAAGCTGAGAGCTGTTCAATTTGAAATTGATGCGGTTGCCTCCACAGTTGAGCGGTTGAGAAATGTGGAAAATAATGAAGAATGTTGTGATGCTGGTGAAGACGGCTTGGTGCCAGGGACTGCTGAGGGTGATTCCTCCAACAATTCAAACCTTCAATGTGTTCTTGCTGCAGATAGGTTGAGGAGTCTGAAGAAGACGAAAGCTCAACTAGAGAAAAATCTTGTTAATTTGTCCAAGGATGATGCTTCCAAAAGTGTTGAGGATGAACAATTGATCTTAAGTTTAGTTAGGGAAGAACGTAAGCCCAAGAGGAAGGTTGAAGAAGACAAAAGCAAGGGAAAACGACTTAAGAAAGTTTCGTTTGATGATGATGTTGATTTTGATACTGTTCTAGATGCAGCCTCTGCCGGCTTTGTTGAAACA GAAAGGGATGAACTGGTGAGGAAAGGAATTTTAACCCCTTTTCATAAGTTAAAGGGCTTTGAGCGCCGTTTTCATCAACTAGAAACATCAACTAGTCATAATGCTGATGAGGAAGAAACTGATGGTGATCTTGCTGCTGCCAGCGTTGAAAGAGCTGCCAAATCCATGTATGAGGCCGCAAGATCTCGCCCAACCACCAAGCTGCTTGAGCCTCAAGATGCCCCAAAGCTTGATGCACCCACTTTTCCATTTCGAAGGCTCAAGAAACCGCTACAATCTTCCAAACCTCTAGATAGAGAGGTGGAGCTAAATAAAGATTcgaaaaggaaaaagaggagACCCGCGCCTGGTAGGAAGTGGACCAAGCGTGTTTCTTGTGAGGATACACGTCTGGAAGAAAGTG AAAACGCAGATGGTTGCTTGGATACTTCCagttttgaaaatttagaaGAACAAGACATTGAATTTGATGATCATGAATCTTCGTATGTAACATTAGAAGGTGGGCTGAAAATCCCTGATAAGATATTTGAAGCTCTGTTTGACTATCAAAAGGTTGGTGTTCAGTGGCTGTGGGAATTGCATTGCCAAAGAGCTGGTGGAATTATTGGTGATGAGATGGGACTTGGTAAAACTGTCCAGGTCTTATCGTTTCTTGGTGCATTGCACTTTAGTGGCATGTACAAACCCAGCATTATTGTCTGCCCTGTTACACTCTTGCGACAGTGGAAAAGGGAAGCTAACAAGTGGTACCCAAAATTCCATGTAGAGCTTTTACACGATTCGGCTCACGATTGTGCTCCTAGAAAGAAGCAAGCTAAATCCGAAGAAACAGACTGTGAAAGCAATAGTTCAAGTGACAATGATTATGAGAAAAGTGTCCCATCTAGAAACACAAAAAAATGGGAATCCCTGATAAATCGTGTCATGAGGTCAGAGTCTGGATTACTTATCACCACTTTTGAGCAGCTCAGAATATTGGGGGATCAGTTGCTTGACATTGAATGGGGTTATGCAGTTCTTGATGAAGGGCATAAAATAAGGAATCCAAATGCTGAAGTTACCCTTGTTTGCAAGCAGCTACAAACTGTACATCGTATCATAATGACTGGTGCACCTATTCAGAATAAGCTGACTGAACTGTGGTCattgtttgattttgtttttcctgGAAAATTGGGTGTTTTGCCTGTATTTGAAGTTGAATTTGCAGTTCCTATATCAGTTGGCGGATATGCAAATGCTTCACCTTTGCAAGTATCCACGGCATACAG GTGTGCTGTGGTGCTACGTGATTTAATCATGCCTTATCTTCTCCGACGAATGAAGGCTGATGTGAATGCCCAACTTCCAAAGAAGACGGAGCATGTTCTATTTTGCAGCCTTACACCAGAACAAATATCTGCTTACAGAGCATTTTTAGCTAGCACTGATGTGGAGCAAATATTGGATGGACACAGGAATTCTCTTTATGGAATTGATGTGATGCGCAAGATCTGTAACCACCCTGATCTACTTGAAAGGGATCATGCCTTCAGTGATCCAGATTACGGAAATCCAGAACGTAGTGGGAAAATGAAAGTTGTAGCTCAAGTGCTTAATGTTTGGAAGGAACAGGGTCACCGGGTTCTCCTTTTTACTCAAACCCAACAAATGCTTGACATTTTTGAGAATTTTTTGACAACTTCTGGTCACATTTATCGGAGAATGGATGGTCTCACTCCTGTAAAACAGAGAATGGCCTTAATGGACGAATTTAATGCCTCAagtgaaatatttattttcattttaacgACCAAAGTTGGGGGTTTGGGGACCAATCTTACAGGTGCAGATAGGGTGATTATCTTTGACCCTGACTGGAATCCTTCAACTGATATGCAG GCCAGAGAGCGAGCTTGGCGTATTGGTCAGAAGCGGGATGTAACAGTGTATAGGTTGATAACACGTGGAACTATAGAGGAGAAAGTGTATCACCGTCAGATTTACAAACATTTTCTTACGAATAAGATATTGAAGAATCCACAGCAGAAAAGGTTCTTTAAAGCCCGGGATATGAAAGatcttttcatacttaatgtggATGGAGAAACTGGGTCAACTGAAACGTCTAATATTTTTAGTCAAATATCTGAAGAAATAAATGTCATTGGGactcagaaaaaaaataaggatGAGTATGAACATAGCCAAACTGCCAAACTGGATTCTGAAGATGTTGCAGTTAGTAATGATGACAAGTCAGGGGGAGGATCTTTGGAGAGAAAGGGGaaagagaaggttgaacctaaGAATGGGATTGATGATGaaacaaatattttgaaaagcCTTTTTGATGCCAATGGGATACAT AGTGCCATGAACCATGATTTGATCATGAATGCCCATGATGAGGAGAAGATGAGACTTGACGAGCAAGCATCCCAGGTTGCACGAAGAGCTGCAGAAGCTTTACGTCAGTCACGAATTCTCAGAAGCCATGATAGTGTATCTGTTCCCACGTGGACAGGAAGGTCTGGAACTGCTGGTGCACCATCATCTGTTCGGCGGAAGTTTGGTTCAACTATGAATCCCCTGTTGGTAAATAAAAGCAAGGTATCTGACGAACTACCCAGCAAGGGAGCTACGAAGTTAAATGGATTCGCTGCTGGGGCATCTTCTGGTAAAGCATTATCTTCTGTCGAACTATTAGCTAAAATTAGAGGTAACCAAGAGAAAGCCATTGGTGCCGGGCTTGAACATCAGTCTGGTACGTTTTCAAGTTCCTCGAGTCAAGCAAGATCTATAGATGTGAGATCCTCGAGGGCTACTGCAACTTCATCTGGATTACAACCTGAAGTATTGATTCGGAAAATCTGCACTTTTATACAACAGCGAGGGGGTAGTTCTGATTCAGCCAGCATTGTTGAGTACTTCAGGAAACTTATTCCCTCAGAAGATCTTGCCCTGTTCAAGAATCTGTTAAAGGAAATTGCGACTCTGCATAAAGGATCAAATGGATCCTATTGGGTTCTGAAACCAGAATATCAATTCTGA
- the LOC137829964 gene encoding uncharacterized protein At1g03900 — protein sequence MSFEVEEEEAFEHTLLVVREVSVYKIPPRTTSGGYKCGEWLQSDKIWSGRIRVVSRRDRCEIRLEDPNSGDLFAACFVFPGQRESAVEPVLDSSRYFVLKIEDGRGKHAFIGLGFNERNEAFDFNVALSDHEKYVRREHEKESGDSAAAEESQIDIHPAVNHRLKDGETIRINVKHKVPGGTGMLSAAGLTGGHATTPKPKTLSLAPPPSGIGKIRSPLPPPPNDPVAARIASTGHATDPEGTYESVKHSPDTLSVLSQLQKNLPSTNTSGASGWAAF from the exons ATGTCGTTCGaggtggaggaggaggaggcCTTCGAGCACACGCTCCTTGTGGTGCGTGAGGTCTCCGTCTACAAGATCCCGCCGCGCACCACCTCCGGCGGCTACAAGTGTGGCGAGTGGCTCCAGTCCGACAAGATCTGGTCGGGGCGGATCCGCGTTGTATCTCGTCGGGACCGCTGCGAGATCCGCCTTGAGGATCCGAACTCCGGTGACCTCTTCGCCGCGTGCTTCGTGTTCCCTGGCCAGCGCGAGAGCGCGGTGGAGCCGGTCCTCGACTCGTCGCGCTACTTCGTCCTCAAGATCGAGGACGGTCGCGGCAAGCACGCCTTCATCGGGCTAGGGTTCAATGAGAGGAACGAGGCCTTCGACTTCAACGTCGCGCTCTCCGATCACGAGAAGTACGTCCGCCGCGAACACGAGAAGGAATCAGGCGACTCTGCCGCCGCCGAAGAGTCTCAGATCGACATTCACCCCGCTGTCAATCACAGGCTTAAG GACGGGGAAACCATTAGGATTAATGTGAAGCACAAGGTACCTGGGGGAACTGGCATGCTTTCAGCTGCTGGCTTAACCGGTGGGCATGCTACAACACCAAAGCCAAAAACCTTGAGCCTTGCTCCCCCACCAAGTGGGATTGGGAAAATCAGGTCTCCTCTTCCACCCCCACCAAATGATCCTGTTGCTGCTCGGATTGCTTCCACAGGTCACGCTACTGATCCCGAAGGGACATATGAAAGTGTGAAACATTCCCCTGACACTTTATCAGTTCTTTCTCAACTACAG AAAAATCTTCCCTCAACAAACACCTCGGGAGCTTCAGGATGGGCAGCCTTCTGA